One window of the Natronomonas marina genome contains the following:
- a CDS encoding glycoside hydrolase family 55 protein, whose product MAGLAGCSLFRDEPEEPEPEPTEPTPETPTVDSDPPHDVRDFGAAVDGETDDTEAVRSAIAHAGPGETVFFPSGTTLVSSLDSEDTAAVRLHGDDLPENLTLAGTGKDAVLRMDGGHSGHHQLFFIEVAGGIEGLEIRDLRLDGNRDEQPGEPGSGGHAIISDSADSDDVPVSVLIENVWVERWNQSGITPHHGGFVVNQCTVRECSKHGISPDSWYDVHKYEPPIEVRNCYCYRNGTDSRAPTYGIDVSGGKVLVEDCVCEGNAQGTKTTPDVIEATYRRVRLTDNEINGYLRPGSEGNTDERGVVRFEDVVSEGNGSRGFRLGAYTDYVVPEGSAIVARANARQGDNILVTQDAAFDASTVWSTCAQSGYGLNSPTRGSSRVGTYYHFDNAAGPLGDLNNTKIEKIIDVAEMPERLATATDPGCPGVIEGVPTAADVGAVHPPPE is encoded by the coding sequence ATGGCGGGCCTCGCAGGCTGTAGCTTGTTTCGGGACGAACCGGAGGAACCGGAGCCGGAACCCACGGAACCGACGCCCGAGACGCCGACGGTCGACTCCGACCCGCCCCACGACGTCCGGGACTTCGGGGCCGCGGTCGACGGCGAGACGGACGACACCGAGGCGGTCCGGTCCGCAATCGCACACGCGGGACCCGGGGAGACGGTCTTCTTTCCGAGCGGGACGACGCTCGTCTCCTCGCTGGATTCCGAAGACACCGCCGCGGTCCGCCTCCACGGCGACGACCTGCCCGAGAACCTGACGCTGGCGGGCACGGGAAAGGACGCCGTCCTCCGGATGGACGGCGGCCACTCGGGCCACCACCAGCTGTTCTTCATCGAGGTGGCGGGCGGCATCGAGGGGCTGGAGATTCGTGACCTCCGGCTCGACGGCAACAGAGACGAGCAGCCGGGCGAGCCGGGGTCGGGCGGCCACGCCATCATCTCTGATTCGGCGGACAGCGACGACGTCCCGGTCAGCGTCCTGATAGAGAACGTCTGGGTCGAACGGTGGAACCAGTCGGGCATCACGCCCCACCACGGCGGGTTCGTCGTCAACCAGTGTACGGTTCGGGAGTGCTCCAAGCACGGCATCTCTCCCGACTCGTGGTACGACGTCCACAAGTACGAGCCGCCAATCGAGGTCAGGAACTGCTACTGCTACCGGAACGGGACGGACAGCCGGGCACCGACGTACGGAATCGACGTCTCCGGTGGGAAGGTGCTCGTCGAGGACTGCGTCTGTGAGGGCAACGCCCAGGGCACGAAGACCACCCCGGACGTCATCGAGGCGACGTACCGCCGGGTCCGGCTCACTGACAACGAAATCAACGGGTATCTCCGCCCGGGGTCGGAGGGGAACACCGACGAGCGCGGCGTCGTTCGCTTCGAGGACGTCGTCTCCGAGGGGAACGGCTCCCGGGGGTTCCGCCTCGGTGCGTACACCGACTACGTCGTTCCCGAGGGGTCGGCAATCGTCGCCCGGGCGAACGCCAGGCAAGGTGACAACATCCTGGTGACACAGGACGCAGCGTTCGACGCTTCGACCGTCTGGTCGACGTGTGCCCAGAGCGGTTACGGCCTGAACTCGCCCACCCGGGGCTCTTCCCGCGTCGGGACGTACTACCACTTCGACAACGCTGCCGGTCCGCTCGGCGACCTCAATAACACGAAGATAGAAAAGATAATAGACGTCGCCGAGATGCCAGAGCGGTTGGCGACGGCGACCGACCCCGGGTGCCCCGGGGTGATCGAGGGCGTTCCGACCGCCGCGGACGTCGGCGCGGTACACCCGCCGCCGGAGTAG
- a CDS encoding nucleotide sugar dehydrogenase, producing MSEVCVHGLGYVGLPAATMMANYGHRVYGYDADPEVRSLLRAGDVHLEEPGLRAFVTQGLESGQLEVVDEVRPADYHVVCVPTPFDEASRTADLGYVESVGRAVADHLRVQDTVVLESTVPPGTTEEVLAPILEESGLAVGEEVALAHCPETVLPGDIIAELRNNDRIVGGVDSYSSQSAVRLYESFVDGRIRTVSSPTLAEFVKLIQNTFRDTNIALANEIARLAADYGVDSRDAIALANGHPRVDILQPGPGVGGHCLPVDPWFLGHDSEELDLIETARRVNDGMSEFIIGILVEELGSLADRKIAILGAAYKGNVGDTRSSPGLKLARELQYADEKPTPVTADGGAIDPPTVSVHDPHVTDPTLNLDDLEAATTDADAVVVTTDHDEFERLNPATLRERMCGSTVVDTKAILRPEAWRRAGFDLRRV from the coding sequence ATGAGCGAAGTCTGCGTCCACGGACTCGGCTACGTCGGTCTCCCGGCGGCGACGATGATGGCCAACTACGGCCACCGGGTCTACGGCTACGACGCCGACCCGGAGGTGCGGTCGCTGCTCCGGGCGGGCGACGTCCACCTCGAGGAGCCCGGGCTCCGGGCGTTCGTCACCCAGGGGCTCGAATCCGGGCAACTGGAGGTGGTCGACGAGGTGCGGCCGGCCGACTACCACGTCGTCTGCGTGCCGACGCCGTTCGACGAGGCCTCGAGAACGGCCGATCTCGGCTACGTCGAGTCGGTCGGGCGGGCGGTCGCCGACCACCTCCGGGTTCAGGACACGGTCGTCCTCGAGTCGACGGTGCCGCCGGGAACGACGGAGGAGGTCCTCGCGCCCATCCTCGAGGAGTCGGGGCTGGCCGTCGGCGAGGAGGTCGCGCTCGCGCACTGCCCCGAGACGGTGCTGCCCGGCGACATCATCGCGGAGTTGCGGAACAACGACCGCATCGTCGGCGGCGTCGACAGCTACTCGAGCCAGTCGGCCGTCCGGCTCTACGAGTCGTTCGTCGACGGCCGGATACGGACCGTCTCGAGTCCGACCCTCGCGGAGTTCGTCAAGCTGATCCAGAACACCTTCCGGGACACGAACATCGCGCTCGCAAACGAGATTGCCAGACTGGCGGCCGACTACGGCGTCGACTCCCGGGACGCCATCGCGCTTGCGAACGGCCACCCGCGCGTCGACATCCTCCAGCCCGGTCCCGGCGTCGGCGGGCACTGTCTCCCCGTCGACCCGTGGTTCCTGGGCCACGACTCCGAGGAACTCGACCTGATCGAGACCGCACGCCGGGTAAACGACGGAATGTCCGAGTTCATCATCGGCATCCTCGTCGAGGAGCTCGGCAGCCTCGCCGACCGGAAGATAGCGATCCTCGGGGCCGCCTACAAGGGCAACGTCGGGGACACGCGCTCCAGTCCCGGGCTGAAGCTGGCGCGGGAACTCCAGTACGCCGACGAGAAACCGACGCCGGTGACGGCCGACGGCGGCGCCATCGACCCGCCGACCGTCTCGGTTCACGACCCGCATGTGACGGACCCGACGCTGAACCTCGACGACCTCGAGGCGGCGACGACCGACGCCGACGCCGTCGTCGTCACGACGGACCACGACGAGTTCGAGCGATTGAATCCGGCTACTCTCCGGGAGCGCATGTGCGGTTCGACCGTCGTCGACACCAAGGCAATCCTCCGGCCCGAGGCGTGGCGACGCGCCGGCTTCGACCTCCGGCGAGTATAG
- a CDS encoding glycosyltransferase gives MYSLIASAINHPDAINPYQGLFNHRIIRALSETGVDLSAVSPRPFAPPVGPYSAYASLPEAERWDGYTVHHPRFWYLLPKRLLYAVSGDSYAKRVPPYLERTFDPPDVVHACHIYPDGYGTLPYAREHDLPLFVVAHGALLNGFEDLPPGVAGRVRETLAAAEGVLCVSDALAERARSLVDASKVATVPIGADPGKFPLGERARLRSERGLDPEETLVLFVGQFSDRKGVPELLELLSTRTFPGVTFAFAGHGGDRETDLRRAVADREDATVHAGLPSERLREWFAAADLLVLPSHAEGRPTVVYEAMASETAVLASAVGGVPEQVADSEAGRLLEPGDVTALGDALADLSADPDRLRKMGAAGRRRLEANDWTWSGHARRVSEIHREALR, from the coding sequence ATGTACTCGCTCATCGCCAGCGCGATCAACCACCCGGACGCGATCAACCCCTACCAGGGGCTGTTCAACCACCGCATCATCAGGGCGCTCTCGGAGACGGGGGTCGACCTGTCGGCCGTCTCCCCGCGCCCGTTCGCGCCGCCGGTCGGCCCCTACTCCGCGTACGCGTCGCTGCCGGAGGCCGAGCGGTGGGACGGCTACACGGTGCACCACCCCCGGTTCTGGTACCTCCTGCCGAAGCGCCTCCTCTATGCGGTCTCGGGCGACTCCTACGCTAAACGGGTGCCGCCCTACCTCGAGCGGACCTTCGACCCGCCCGACGTCGTCCACGCCTGTCACATCTACCCCGACGGCTACGGGACGCTGCCGTACGCCCGCGAGCACGACCTCCCGCTGTTCGTCGTCGCCCACGGCGCGCTCCTCAACGGGTTCGAGGACCTCCCGCCGGGCGTCGCCGGCCGGGTCCGGGAGACGCTCGCGGCCGCCGAGGGCGTCCTCTGTGTCAGCGACGCCCTCGCCGAGCGGGCCCGGTCGCTCGTCGACGCCTCGAAGGTGGCGACCGTCCCCATCGGCGCCGACCCCGGGAAGTTCCCCCTCGGCGAGCGGGCACGCCTCCGGAGCGAGCGCGGTCTCGACCCCGAGGAGACGCTCGTGCTCTTCGTCGGCCAGTTCAGCGACCGGAAGGGCGTCCCGGAACTTCTGGAACTGCTCTCGACGCGGACGTTTCCCGGGGTGACCTTCGCCTTCGCCGGCCACGGCGGCGACCGGGAGACCGACCTGCGGCGGGCGGTCGCCGACCGGGAGGACGCGACGGTCCACGCCGGTCTCCCCTCCGAACGGCTCCGGGAGTGGTTCGCCGCGGCCGACCTGCTGGTGCTGCCGAGCCACGCCGAGGGCCGGCCGACGGTCGTCTACGAGGCGATGGCGAGCGAGACCGCAGTGCTGGCCTCGGCCGTCGGCGGCGTCCCCGAGCAGGTGGCCGACAGCGAGGCCGGACGCCTCCTCGAACCGGGCGACGTGACGGCGCTGGGCGACGCGCTCGCCGACCTGTCGGCCGACCCCGACCGACTGCGCAAGATGGGCGCCGCGGGCCGGCGACGGCTGGAGGCCAACGACTGGACGTGGAGCGGCCACGCCCGGCGCGTCAGCGAGATTCACCGGGAGGCGCTCCGATGA
- a CDS encoding glycosyltransferase family 4 protein, with amino-acid sequence MTAGESPRLAGRESRPPSSVSVLAVTSYRPAELLDPLAATDLDVSVLELDDSAGPLARALSAARRTRRALGRHDPDLLLLDCFETLGAPAALVADRHDVPVVARLVGDPWRKLEEERLAPARADRDIPRYLRHRLSHGLNGVVFERASGFVTVSTDLARVAARRTGCPPERIGVVPVPVTTDTTSGSAAAARAALAIDAERVLLTVTNLKFRAKLAGVERVLEAVEPLLSADPDLAYVVAGGGEYHADLRDAIAAIDDPAVRRRVHAPGHVDSVADLYALADVFVYVSDLDGYPNVVLEAQTAGVPVVASDACGMRDQITDGETGFLVAPDAPGELAARLDRLLSTPDERRRLGEAGRRRARRENDPEAVGDRLSAFLAGLAADLDGE; translated from the coding sequence ATGACGGCCGGCGAGTCACCCCGGCTGGCGGGCCGGGAGAGCCGGCCGCCGTCGTCGGTGTCGGTGCTGGCGGTCACGTCCTACCGGCCCGCGGAACTGCTCGACCCGCTGGCCGCCACGGACCTGGACGTGTCGGTGCTGGAACTCGACGACTCCGCCGGCCCGCTCGCCAGGGCGCTGTCGGCCGCCCGGCGCACCCGGCGGGCCCTCGGCCGCCACGACCCGGACCTCCTCCTGCTGGACTGCTTCGAGACGCTCGGCGCGCCGGCGGCCCTGGTAGCCGACCGCCACGACGTGCCGGTTGTGGCCCGCCTCGTCGGCGACCCCTGGCGGAAGCTCGAAGAGGAGCGGCTCGCTCCCGCCCGGGCCGACCGGGATATCCCGCGGTACCTGCGACACCGCCTGAGCCACGGGCTGAACGGGGTCGTCTTCGAGCGAGCGAGCGGCTTCGTGACGGTCTCGACGGACCTCGCCCGCGTCGCCGCCCGGCGGACCGGCTGTCCGCCCGAGCGGATCGGCGTCGTCCCCGTCCCCGTCACGACCGACACGACGAGCGGGTCGGCGGCCGCGGCGCGGGCCGCCCTCGCTATCGACGCCGAGCGGGTGCTGCTCACGGTGACGAACCTGAAGTTCCGGGCGAAACTGGCCGGCGTCGAGCGGGTGCTGGAGGCGGTCGAGCCGTTGCTCTCGGCCGACCCCGACCTCGCCTACGTCGTCGCTGGCGGCGGCGAGTACCACGCCGACCTCCGGGACGCGATAGCGGCCATCGACGACCCGGCCGTCCGGCGACGAGTTCACGCCCCCGGCCACGTCGACTCGGTGGCGGACCTGTACGCGCTTGCGGACGTCTTCGTCTACGTCTCCGACCTCGACGGCTACCCGAACGTCGTCCTGGAGGCCCAGACGGCCGGCGTCCCCGTCGTCGCCAGCGACGCCTGCGGCATGCGCGACCAGATAACCGACGGCGAGACGGGATTCCTGGTCGCCCCCGACGCTCCCGGCGAACTCGCGGCGCGCCTCGACCGCCTGCTGTCGACCCCCGACGAGCGCCGGCGACTCGGCGAGGCCGGCCGACGGCGCGCCCGCCGGGAGAACGACCCCGAGGCGGTCGGCGACCGGCTCTCGGCGTTCCTCGCGGGGCTGGCGGCCGACCTCGACGGCGAGTGA
- a CDS encoding GNAT family N-acetyltransferase, which yields MSEQTAAGRATYDVRPFRPSDREAYLDLYGEVFGSRPTDAWFDWKYASNPYADGVPIVVAVHEGNLVGARSFLALELRTPTGRVGAFQACDTMVDPGHRRQGLFTRMTRDALTRYADGPALSFNFPNERTLSGNRKLGWELVEHLPVHHRFQDPARLVDRLPSALRRPLAAGVSGCYRLGERLRAPTAPGVAVERRPTVPVELLADLTRRRPPDAFHVPRDERFYGWRYARPDRDYDTYVARRDGRPVGATVVGSGPADARFMEFLPRTGREDGVSAALVRAALADHADAPLVSAVADDVDPELLAAFGFLGGDAPLVGRLVGTRPFVVRPFGDEPRGWRLDGADVRDPDNWLVGFGELDVG from the coding sequence GTGAGCGAGCAGACGGCCGCCGGCCGGGCGACCTACGACGTCCGACCGTTCCGGCCGTCGGACCGGGAGGCGTATCTCGACCTCTACGGCGAGGTGTTCGGGAGCAGACCGACGGACGCGTGGTTCGACTGGAAGTACGCCTCGAACCCCTACGCCGACGGCGTCCCCATCGTCGTCGCGGTCCACGAAGGGAATCTGGTCGGCGCGCGGTCCTTCCTGGCGCTGGAACTCCGGACGCCGACCGGCCGCGTCGGGGCGTTCCAGGCCTGCGACACGATGGTCGATCCGGGCCACAGACGGCAGGGGCTGTTCACGCGGATGACGCGGGACGCGCTGACCCGCTACGCCGACGGGCCGGCGCTGTCGTTCAACTTCCCCAACGAGCGGACGCTCTCCGGCAACCGGAAACTCGGCTGGGAACTCGTCGAGCACCTCCCGGTCCACCACCGGTTTCAGGACCCCGCACGGCTCGTCGATCGGCTCCCGTCGGCGCTTCGTCGGCCGCTGGCCGCGGGCGTCTCCGGATGCTACCGGCTCGGCGAACGGCTCCGGGCGCCGACCGCCCCCGGCGTCGCCGTCGAGCGCCGCCCGACGGTTCCGGTCGAGTTGCTCGCCGACCTGACCCGACGTCGGCCGCCCGACGCGTTTCACGTCCCGCGAGACGAGCGGTTCTACGGGTGGCGGTACGCCCGTCCCGACCGCGACTACGACACCTACGTCGCCCGGCGGGACGGTCGCCCGGTCGGGGCGACCGTGGTCGGGTCCGGCCCGGCGGACGCGCGGTTCATGGAGTTCCTGCCGCGAACGGGCCGCGAGGACGGCGTCTCGGCGGCGCTCGTGCGGGCGGCGCTGGCCGACCACGCCGACGCGCCGCTGGTGTCGGCGGTGGCGGACGACGTCGACCCGGAACTGCTCGCGGCCTTCGGCTTTCTCGGCGGCGACGCGCCGCTCGTCGGGCGCCTCGTCGGGACGCGCCCGTTCGTCGTCCGGCCGTTCGGCGACGAACCGCGGGGCTGGCGGCTCGACGGCGCCGACGTCCGCGACCCCGACAACTGGCTGGTAGGGTTCGGCGAACTCGACGTGGGGTGA
- the wecB gene encoding non-hydrolyzing UDP-N-acetylglucosamine 2-epimerase: MSGPVAFVLGTRPEIIKLAPVIRACRERGVSHTILHTGQHYSEMLDSVFFEQLELPRPAYELGVGSGSHGEQTGRMLIRIEEALREVDPGTVLVQGDTNSVLAGAIAASKMDVELGHVEAGLRSFDREMPEETNRVVADHVADHLFAPTEASRHHLEAEGIPPSRIVVTGNTVVDALERNRELAREKSDVLGKLGVEDGDFFLMTAHRAENVDDESRFRGMLRGVDRAAAAADVEVVYPVHPRASERLSAFDIDVTDRIRTVEPVDYLDFLRLETAADVILTDSGGVQEEACVLGVPCVTMRDSTERPETTAVGANRLAGTDPAAIRRAVREARGTTGDWENPFGDGTAGERIVEELLADLEPASP, from the coding sequence ATGAGCGGCCCCGTCGCCTTCGTTCTCGGCACCCGACCGGAGATCATCAAGCTCGCACCCGTGATACGCGCCTGCCGCGAGCGGGGCGTCTCTCACACGATCCTGCACACCGGGCAGCACTACTCGGAGATGCTGGACTCGGTGTTCTTCGAGCAACTGGAGCTGCCGCGCCCGGCGTACGAACTCGGCGTCGGCTCGGGCTCGCACGGCGAGCAGACCGGGCGGATGCTGATTCGCATCGAGGAGGCCCTCCGCGAGGTCGACCCGGGGACGGTGCTCGTCCAGGGCGACACCAACAGCGTCCTCGCGGGGGCCATCGCCGCCAGCAAGATGGACGTCGAGTTGGGCCACGTCGAGGCGGGCCTGCGGAGCTTCGACCGCGAGATGCCCGAGGAGACCAACCGGGTCGTCGCCGACCACGTCGCCGACCACCTCTTCGCGCCGACCGAGGCGAGCCGCCACCACCTCGAAGCGGAGGGCATCCCGCCCTCGCGGATCGTCGTGACGGGGAACACCGTGGTCGACGCCCTCGAACGGAACCGGGAACTCGCCCGGGAGAAGAGCGACGTCCTCGGGAAACTGGGCGTCGAGGACGGCGACTTCTTTTTGATGACGGCCCACCGGGCCGAGAACGTCGACGACGAGTCCCGCTTCCGGGGGATGTTGCGCGGCGTCGACCGGGCGGCGGCCGCGGCCGACGTCGAGGTCGTCTATCCGGTCCACCCCCGCGCGTCGGAACGGCTCTCGGCGTTCGACATCGACGTCACCGACCGGATTCGGACCGTCGAGCCGGTCGACTACCTGGACTTCCTCCGCCTGGAGACGGCCGCCGACGTGATACTCACCGACTCCGGCGGCGTCCAGGAGGAGGCCTGCGTGCTCGGGGTTCCGTGCGTGACGATGCGGGACAGCACCGAGCGGCCGGAGACGACCGCGGTCGGCGCCAACCGGCTGGCGGGGACGGACCCGGCGGCGATACGCCGGGCCGTCCGGGAGGCCCGGGGGACGACCGGCGACTGGGAGAACCCCTTCGGCGACGGCACCGCCGGCGAGCGCATCGTCGAGGAACTGCTCGCGGACCTCGAGCCGGCCTCGCCATGA
- a CDS encoding glycosyltransferase family 2 protein, translated as MRPPKAPDPRRRPSSSGIKAVTQNFTPDDRPARAARAEETVERREYGSRIGAVEPPVPATAVGPDAGGAPVVAGVPAYDEADTIAAVVRAVAPHVDEVVVVDDGSTDGTAKRARAAGATVLEHDRNRGYGATLGTIFEHADAVDAAHLVVLDGDGQHDAGDVPKLVAAQRETGADIVVGSRFLEGADTDAPAYRRVGLAVVNALTNAGLRLRYSASGVSDTQSGFRAYNRESIRTVARRGEIGEGMEASLDLLFHAAREGLTVAEVPTTIDYDIDDPSTQNPLTHGLVLVGAILREIVPTPDPRATAGGVVAVAALGSAVGLIGLFGGTVVRALVFLVLGVVAGLGLAASNVGRALSALSGR; from the coding sequence ATGCGACCGCCGAAGGCACCCGACCCGCGGCGGAGACCCTCCAGTTCCGGGATCAAAGCCGTGACACAGAACTTCACTCCCGACGACCGGCCCGCGAGGGCCGCCAGAGCCGAAGAGACAGTGGAGAGACGCGAGTACGGCAGCCGCATCGGTGCCGTCGAGCCGCCCGTGCCCGCGACGGCGGTCGGTCCCGACGCCGGGGGCGCCCCGGTCGTCGCCGGCGTCCCCGCCTACGACGAGGCCGACACGATAGCGGCCGTCGTGCGGGCGGTGGCGCCCCACGTCGACGAGGTGGTCGTCGTCGACGACGGCAGCACGGACGGGACCGCCAAGCGGGCACGGGCGGCCGGCGCGACGGTCCTCGAACACGACCGGAACCGCGGCTACGGGGCGACCCTGGGCACCATCTTCGAGCACGCCGACGCCGTCGACGCCGCCCACCTGGTCGTCCTCGACGGCGACGGGCAACACGACGCCGGCGACGTGCCGAAACTGGTCGCCGCCCAGCGGGAGACCGGCGCCGACATCGTCGTCGGGAGCCGGTTTCTCGAGGGGGCCGACACCGACGCGCCCGCCTACCGGCGGGTCGGGCTGGCCGTCGTGAACGCACTGACCAACGCCGGCCTGCGGCTCCGGTACTCGGCGTCGGGGGTCTCGGACACCCAGAGCGGCTTCCGGGCGTACAACCGCGAGTCGATACGGACGGTCGCCCGGCGCGGCGAGATCGGCGAGGGGATGGAGGCCAGCCTCGATCTCCTCTTTCACGCCGCCCGCGAGGGGCTGACCGTCGCCGAGGTGCCGACCACCATCGACTACGACATCGACGACCCGAGCACGCAGAACCCGCTCACCCACGGGCTCGTCCTCGTCGGCGCCATCCTCCGGGAGATAGTCCCGACGCCGGACCCGCGGGCGACCGCCGGCGGCGTCGTCGCCGTCGCGGCGCTCGGATCGGCGGTCGGTCTCATCGGTCTGTTCGGCGGGACGGTCGTCCGCGCACTCGTCTTCCTGGTGCTCGGGGTCGTCGCCGGACTCGGGCTGGCCGCCTCGAACGTCGGCAGGGCGCTGTCGGCGCTCTCGGGCCGCTGA
- a CDS encoding sulfatase, translating to MSHDGTPTRDIVLITVDSLQYDYVAADDAPAPGLAGLSALADGGTFFTNAFSNATITKGSFLSIFSGTYPWMFGSIDGGFDTGRPHLAERLSAAGYATAGFNTNPYLSSTYGYDRGFDYYMGRDTGENLDRTTLSSKYWPVLKESLLPKRAARAVRSAYGTAGRKLGLQLGGDPYVPAEEVNEAVFEYLEDSTGPRFLWIHYMDVHTPYYPREGTESEDERKRHAVKLFHRANERRADASDADLDRLERLYEGEVEHFDRRLAELLDGLDARLDLSESLVVFGSDHGEAFGDHDAVFHPDGVLYDDLVHVPLVVNGPGFDAGAVSTPVSNADIVPTLLEFAGAETPSVCVGDSLAGIVADPPDGRAVFAGGHDSDTGVAMVATERYKLIRDLRSGTEELYDRAADPEETTDVLDARPDAARRLRAALDERLEVARSNEAEPSAVEVDDGVKTRLRMLGYDE from the coding sequence ATGAGCCACGACGGGACACCGACCCGCGACATCGTCCTGATAACGGTCGACTCGCTGCAGTACGACTACGTCGCAGCGGACGACGCCCCGGCGCCGGGGCTGGCCGGGCTGTCGGCGCTGGCCGACGGCGGGACGTTCTTCACCAACGCCTTCTCGAACGCGACCATCACGAAGGGGTCGTTCCTCTCCATCTTCAGCGGGACCTACCCGTGGATGTTCGGCTCCATCGACGGCGGCTTCGACACCGGACGACCCCACCTCGCCGAACGCCTCTCGGCGGCCGGCTACGCGACGGCCGGCTTCAACACGAACCCCTACCTCAGCAGCACCTACGGCTACGACAGGGGGTTCGACTACTACATGGGCCGCGACACCGGCGAGAACCTCGACCGGACGACCCTCTCGTCGAAGTACTGGCCGGTGCTGAAGGAGTCACTGCTCCCGAAACGGGCCGCCCGTGCCGTCCGGTCGGCCTACGGGACGGCCGGCCGGAAGCTCGGACTCCAGCTCGGCGGCGACCCCTACGTCCCCGCCGAAGAGGTCAACGAGGCCGTCTTCGAGTACCTCGAGGACAGCACCGGCCCACGCTTCCTGTGGATCCACTACATGGACGTCCACACGCCCTACTACCCGCGGGAGGGGACCGAGAGCGAAGACGAGCGGAAGCGACACGCGGTGAAGCTGTTCCACCGGGCCAACGAGCGCCGCGCCGACGCGTCGGACGCGGACCTCGACCGGCTCGAACGGCTCTACGAGGGCGAGGTCGAGCACTTCGATCGCCGGCTCGCGGAACTGCTGGACGGGCTGGACGCCCGCCTGGACCTCTCGGAGTCGCTGGTCGTGTTCGGCTCCGACCACGGCGAGGCCTTCGGCGACCACGACGCCGTCTTCCACCCCGACGGCGTCCTCTACGACGACCTCGTTCACGTCCCGCTGGTGGTCAACGGCCCCGGCTTCGACGCCGGGGCGGTGTCGACGCCTGTCTCGAACGCCGACATCGTGCCGACGCTGCTGGAGTTCGCCGGCGCGGAAACCCCGTCCGTCTGCGTCGGCGACTCCCTGGCCGGCATCGTCGCCGACCCGCCGGACGGCCGGGCGGTGTTCGCCGGCGGCCACGACAGCGACACCGGCGTCGCCATGGTCGCCACCGAGCGGTACAAGCTGATCCGCGACCTCCGGAGCGGGACCGAAGAGCTGTACGACCGGGCGGCCGACCCCGAGGAGACGACCGACGTCCTCGACGCGCGGCCGGACGCGGCCCGCCGCCTGCGGGCGGCACTGGACGAACGCCTCGAGGTCGCCCGGAGCAACGAGGCCGAACCGTCGGCCGTCGAGGTCGACGACGGCGTGAAGACCCGGCTCCGGATGCTCGGCTATGACGAGTAG
- a CDS encoding polysaccharide deacetylase family protein — translation MTSSGPGSVVISLDAELAWGVHDRQPSAAEERRIETARRSWSWLVDLFDEHGVPATWAVVGALLAESADDAAPEHPLSDAWFETARRGIARRPDEWLGRDLVAAVADADADHELASHSFSHPVFADVSRSVADAECRLSRVYGRRLGLEFSSFVFPRNRIGHRDVLAEHGYRCYRGRRPYRLPAVPGVRGAATLAGTLTGTGSPPVVSPRVDEYGLVELPASLFLGGFRDRPWRTVASVGTDPAVGLAKRGVERARREGGVFHLWLHPNDLTDDAYARRVAAVVSHVADRREETDLRVETMDGLARRALADREVPVP, via the coding sequence ATGACGAGTAGCGGTCCCGGCAGCGTCGTCATCTCGCTGGACGCGGAACTGGCCTGGGGGGTCCACGACCGCCAGCCGTCGGCCGCCGAGGAGCGCCGTATCGAGACTGCCCGCCGCTCGTGGTCGTGGCTCGTCGACCTGTTCGACGAGCACGGGGTGCCGGCGACCTGGGCGGTCGTCGGGGCGCTGCTCGCCGAGAGCGCCGACGACGCCGCCCCCGAACACCCGCTGTCGGACGCGTGGTTCGAGACCGCCCGGCGGGGAATCGCCCGGCGGCCCGACGAGTGGCTCGGCCGCGACCTCGTGGCGGCGGTCGCCGACGCCGACGCCGACCACGAACTCGCCAGCCACAGTTTCTCGCACCCGGTCTTCGCCGACGTGTCCCGGTCGGTCGCCGACGCCGAGTGTCGGCTCTCGCGGGTCTACGGCCGGCGGCTCGGCCTGGAGTTCTCCTCGTTCGTCTTTCCGCGCAACCGGATCGGACACAGGGACGTCCTCGCCGAACACGGCTACCGCTGCTATCGCGGGCGGCGGCCCTACCGCCTGCCGGCGGTTCCGGGGGTTCGGGGCGCGGCCACGCTCGCCGGCACCCTGACCGGGACCGGGTCGCCGCCGGTCGTCTCGCCGCGCGTCGACGAGTACGGTCTCGTCGAACTGCCGGCGTCGCTGTTCCTCGGCGGCTTCAGGGACCGGCCCTGGCGGACCGTCGCGTCCGTCGGCACCGACCCGGCGGTCGGCCTCGCGAAACGCGGCGTCGAGCGCGCCCGACGCGAGGGCGGCGTCTTCCACCTGTGGCTCCATCCCAACGACCTCACCGACGACGCCTACGCGCGCCGGGTGGCGGCGGTCGTGTCCCACGTCGCCGACAGACGCGAGGAGACGGACCTCCGCGTCGAGACGATGGACGGACTCGCCCGGCGGGCACTGGCCGACCGGGAGGTGCCCGTCCCGTGA